The region CACGCTTCTTGGTACTCGACCTGAATAAAAAGGCTAGCTGGCGCAGGCAGGGAACAAAAAAACATAGTGAACAGCCCTAGGGCAGCATGCTCAGCGGCACACGGTAAACCCAGTCGCCGGGGTTAGGCTGACCGAAGCTTTCCCAGTTGGCGCGGTCGCGGTCATATTCCTCATAGCGGGCAAGCCGGGATTTGAGGCGGTTGATAAAGGCCGTCTGCTCGCCCACGCTCATGCGGTACCAGTCTTCCTCGCGCAGCAGCATGACGTCGCTCTTGTAGGGCAGGCCGTCCAGAAATTCTGAAAGCACGCCAAGCTCGGCCAGATTCTTGCCCTGCGTGGGCATGTTGGGGTCGCGGGCCATGCGAGTGGAGGCAGAAAGCACACCCTGGAAAAAGTCGCGCGCGTCAGTCTTTTTTGTGCGCTCGGCATTGTCGATAATGGCCTTGAGCTGGGCGCTCAGGTCGTTGAGCTGGTTCTTGGTCAGCAGCACGGCCACGTCAACGCAGGGTGTCTGCCTGCTTTTGGCAAGCTGGTTCAGATCCATGTCTGCAATCCAGGAATTTACCACGGACGGCGCGGCATTTTCACGCGCCTTGCCAAGGTATTCAAGCTGCATGGCATAGCCGAGGGTCGCTGCCAGATTGGCGGCCTGATCTTCCGCAGAGGCAGTCTGCGGCTTCTCGTCCTTGGGTTTGGTCATGATCTTGCCTTCGGCGGTGTTCTTGACCATATCGAGCATGCCGGTGGCGAGGGTCTTGGTGATGGCGGCAAACTGCTCCGCGCCCTTGGCGGGCGTGGGTGCAGACACAACCAGATAGTTGGAGCGGTTGCCCGAAAGCTTGCTCAGCGCACGGTAGCTCTGCTCCGCATAGGCGTGGTTGGCGTTGCCGCCGGGGCTTTTGAGGTGCAGGGCGGTAATCCAGATGCCCTTTTGCCGGGCAAAGTCGTTGACTTCGCTCGGGCCCATGGCCACTGAGGCGAACTTGTCGCCGCTCTTGAGCGGGCCTGCATCGGTGATCAGCAGGATAAGGCGCGAGGAATAGTCGCCCCAGTTCAGGCCTTCAACGGCCTTGTACACGCCAGCCAGCGAATCCTCGTTGAAATCGTGGCTGGAAACCTTGGCTTCCTGCACTTTTGAGAGCTTGTCTTCAAGGCTTTTGCGGTCTTTTGCCGTGGCAAAATCGCTCACAACCTCGGTGGTGTATTCCAGACCGGGCGTTGCCTTGGTGCTGCTGCGAAAGGCCACAACGGCAAAGCCCACGTTGTCTGTCATGTGGTCTTTTTCAATCTTGTCGTATATCTGCCGAACCACGTTCAGGCTCTGGTCGATATAGGGCTTCATGGAAATGGTGGTGTCGATGACAAGGGCAATGCCGGTCTTGGGCGGGCCGTTCTTGCCGTCCTTGTTCTTGCCGTTGCCGGGGTCTATGGAGGCCACCCGCAGAAACTTGACGCCGTCAAAGGGGTCTTTCATGTCCAGTATGGGCATGAGGTAAAAGCGCTTTTCTGACACTGCGCCCTGCGCGTCCGACGGCTCACTGGCAAGGATGGGCATGGTTTCCGGCGCGGGCTGGTTGCTCTGCCGCAGGCTTGCTGCCTGCGCTTCAAGGGCATCGAGCCTTTTTTCCATGTCTGGCGCGGCGCACAGTTCGTTCAGCCCGGTTTCCGTCTTGAAAAACAGCACAGGATCACGCCCGGTGCGGGGCGTGAACAGCAGGGTGAGCGACTGGTTCCAGTCCGTAGCCTTGGCGGCTTCCATCCAGCCCTCGGGCTGCGCGGTGGAAGCGCCAACCTGAATGTACGCATCCTTGCGGTCATAGACGTACATAACCGTAAAGGGCACCACGCTTTTGCGCACCACTGCGCCATCGGCCTTTGGCTCGGCCAGCAGGGCCGCTCCGGGATGGCTGACCACCCGCTGGAACAGCGTTTTTTTGCCCTGCTGCAACAGGGGCGCGGCAAAAGCGGTGGAAACAGTGCCAGCAAGGCAGACGCCAAGGCCCAGCACCAGCAGGGCTACAAGGCAGCAACGGCGAAACAGGGGCATGCAGTGCATAGTGAACTCCTCGCGGAATACAGCAATTCCAGGTCAAACTGCTCGGGGCCGCGTTTATTGCCAGTTTTGCAGCAGGGAGCGCGCCTCGGCATCACCCTTGGCCTCAAGAGCGCGGGCGTGTTCTTTCAGCGTATCCAGTGCCGCCTTGGCCTGAGGCTGGCCCTTTTGCAGGGCCTGATCGTACCAGCGCTTGGCCTGCGTGAGGTCGGCGGGGATGCTGCCGCGCGGCAGGGTGCTGGCGGGGTCGTAAAACTGACCCACAAGGAACATGGCTTCGGCATCGCCTTTCTGCGCGGCGTCTTCCAGCAGCAAAAATGCGGCGTCGCTTTCTTCCGGCTTGGCGTCGGCCTTGCGCAAAGGCTTTGCCATGGCAAGGCTCACGTCGGGCAGTGCCTGCCCGCGCAACTGTTCGCGCGCCGAGGCCAGGGGAGAAAGCGGCTGCTTGGCGGCATCCGCCCCTTGCTGCCCGGCGTCTCCGGGCTTGGGCTGGGCCTGATCAGCGCTTTGGGGCTTGTCCGCATTCTGCGTCTGCTCAGGGGGCGTGGGCAGGGGGGCTTTTTCCGGCTCGCGCAGCAGGAACCACCACGCGGCAACGCCTGCAGCAATGGCTGCAAGCACGAGCAGGAGCACAAGCCCGGCCTTGCCGCCGGATTTGCCTTCTTCCTTGCTTGCCATTTCAAGCGGAGCTTCCTGCTGCTGGGGCGCTTGCGGCTCCTCAAAAGCCAGAGGCGGCTCCGGCGATTCCAGCACTGGTTCCGGCTCCGGTTCGGGAGCGGGCGGCGCGACAGGCGGGGGAGTTTGCGGAGCGCCAGCGCCCATGCCATGCCCGCCCGCAATGTTGGAATATACGAGCGATTTTACGGCAAGAGCGCAACTGCCCACGCCGCGCAGGCTGATACGGTAGGCATCGAGGTTGTCCACCTCGTCCACCACCGCAGGGCCAACGGCCAGCCGCAGGCTGCCGCCGTCATTGTCCCAGGCATCGGGGGTGAGCAGGGTTTCGCTTTCCTGCCAGCCACGGGGGCCAAGGCATTTGCCGTCAGATGCCCGCAGCAGGGTAAAGCCGGGCTCGCTCACATCACCTGCGTCAAAAATCTCGATGATGCCGTTGCCGGGGCCGCGCCCGGTATCGGCTGAAATGCTGGCGCGCATGATTTATCCTTTGAAGGCCTGCAAAAGTTCGCGCAGGCGGTTGTTCTGTTCAGGGTTGACGCTCTGCTGGCCGT is a window of Desulfovibrio desulfuricans DNA encoding:
- a CDS encoding vWA domain-containing protein; the encoded protein is MHCMPLFRRCCLVALLVLGLGVCLAGTVSTAFAAPLLQQGKKTLFQRVVSHPGAALLAEPKADGAVVRKSVVPFTVMYVYDRKDAYIQVGASTAQPEGWMEAAKATDWNQSLTLLFTPRTGRDPVLFFKTETGLNELCAAPDMEKRLDALEAQAASLRQSNQPAPETMPILASEPSDAQGAVSEKRFYLMPILDMKDPFDGVKFLRVASIDPGNGKNKDGKNGPPKTGIALVIDTTISMKPYIDQSLNVVRQIYDKIEKDHMTDNVGFAVVAFRSSTKATPGLEYTTEVVSDFATAKDRKSLEDKLSKVQEAKVSSHDFNEDSLAGVYKAVEGLNWGDYSSRLILLITDAGPLKSGDKFASVAMGPSEVNDFARQKGIWITALHLKSPGGNANHAYAEQSYRALSKLSGNRSNYLVVSAPTPAKGAEQFAAITKTLATGMLDMVKNTAEGKIMTKPKDEKPQTASAEDQAANLAATLGYAMQLEYLGKARENAAPSVVNSWIADMDLNQLAKSRQTPCVDVAVLLTKNQLNDLSAQLKAIIDNAERTKKTDARDFFQGVLSASTRMARDPNMPTQGKNLAELGVLSEFLDGLPYKSDVMLLREEDWYRMSVGEQTAFINRLKSRLARYEEYDRDRANWESFGQPNPGDWVYRVPLSMLP
- a CDS encoding sel1 repeat family protein, whose amino-acid sequence is MRASISADTGRGPGNGIIEIFDAGDVSEPGFTLLRASDGKCLGPRGWQESETLLTPDAWDNDGGSLRLAVGPAVVDEVDNLDAYRISLRGVGSCALAVKSLVYSNIAGGHGMGAGAPQTPPPVAPPAPEPEPEPVLESPEPPLAFEEPQAPQQQEAPLEMASKEEGKSGGKAGLVLLLVLAAIAAGVAAWWFLLREPEKAPLPTPPEQTQNADKPQSADQAQPKPGDAGQQGADAAKQPLSPLASAREQLRGQALPDVSLAMAKPLRKADAKPEESDAAFLLLEDAAQKGDAEAMFLVGQFYDPASTLPRGSIPADLTQAKRWYDQALQKGQPQAKAALDTLKEHARALEAKGDAEARSLLQNWQ